Genomic DNA from Perca fluviatilis chromosome 12, GENO_Pfluv_1.0, whole genome shotgun sequence:
tatttgtgctgctgctgaATAATCTTTTCTGCCGCCAGGGGACAAACACTGTCTTCAGGACCTAAGGCTTGTCCTCTTGGGGCACGACTGGCTGGAAAAGAGTTTGACAGGAAACACCATCCTCGGCCGACAAATGTTTGATATCAGCAGAGACGTGAAGATGTGTGTTAGGAGACAGGGTGTTCTCGACAATGGCCGTACAGTTATTGTTGTCAACAGCCCTGAAAGGTGGATCCACTACTCTGTCCGAGAGCCCGGCCTGGTGAACAACAACATGGCAGCCTGCATGGCCATGTGCCCGCCAGGACCTCACGCCTTCCTCATGGTCATACCCATCAGCCCTCACCGAGGCAGGGAGTGGACAGTTGAGGGACCTCTTGAGCTGCTTAATGACACAGTTTGGAGAAACACGATAGTAATATTCACCAGATGTGAGAGACTGAAAGGATTGTCTGTAGAGGGTTACACTGCAAGACACAGGTTTCTCCGAGCAGTTTTGGAGAGGTGTGGACATAGATACCACCTTTTAGACACAAGCATTTGGGGAGAAGATGATGATGCTCAGGTTGTGGAACTTTTGGAGAAGATTGATATAATGGTTGCAGCCAACATAAAGGCAGAAGGAGTTGGTTTTGTGACTACAAACGAGAAAGTCTCCAGAATAACCGGGATGGAAAGGAAAGAGGTAGAAGAGAGGGCGATTCTGAGGCGAATGAATGTGCAGAGGGGCAGAAGCACACTCAGATCTCTAATGGGTAAGAATCACTTAATCAATCAATATGTTGACCATCTGTAATGTGAAGGGGGTCTCTCATAGTGATGAACCTACAAAGAATTATCACATGCAGTTCCACTAAGCTTTAcacagttttttgttttccagctcattgttttggtcttcactCTCACTGCTATCAGTGTAGCTTTTGTCCACAGCAGGCAAATGTTTTCAACAAAACAAgtagctgaaaaaaaagaaaaagaaatagctAGATGTTTCTCTCTGTagtggtggagaccaaaacctgagctaaaagagagtgaatattgacATTGAAATAAATGCTCATGTTGCTTtgtatctgctggatgtgtaaaggGGCGACTGTATGCAAGTTCTCCACAGGAACTTAAAAGGTGGTTATACATTATATTCAAAAGGTGTCAGTCAGTGTTGTTGGGTCACAGCTTGTTtttgctgcccccaagtggccaaaaccTTAATTATTGTAGGTTTCAGTTAACATGGTAACGCAGAAGTTGAATTCTACTCGCAAATTCAACAATTTTATGGTTCTACCAAGTAATATCAAATATCATTAAAGTTTCCTAAAACAAAGATTTCCCCTTTTGAAAGAATTCGAGTACCCTTACCTTGTCCTAAACGATCCCTTTGtcattgtcattttttaaagtgCATCCAAACATGAGAGTCCTTGATGAATGATAATATTCTTGCCTTAATCCTGCATTTGTTTATTAATCCAGAAGAGTCTCCTCCGATCTCAGTACTTCGAGTTCTCATCACAGGACCAAAGCAGGTTGGGAAGAGCTCGGCTGGAAACACCATTCTTGGCGAGGACGTATTTCCTGCTGGACATCCAACATCAGAGTGCACTGAGAGACGGGGTGACGTTCACAAAAAGCAAGTCACTGTGATTGAGGCTCCTGGCTGGCATGGGAGATACTGCTCAGAGGACACTCCACGGGTGGTACAACAGCAGATTACCCACAGCGCATCTCTGTGCGCCCCCATTTCCCATGCTGTCCTGGTGGTCGTACGCTGCGATGAGTCTTTCACTGAAACGGACCGGTTAAAGGCGGAGGAACACTTGAACTTGCTTGGAGTTTGGGGGTGCACTCGAGTCATCGTGCTGTTCACCTGGGGAGACAAACTGGGAGTCACTCCCATTGAGGAGCACATTGAGAGATGGCCTGCCCTTCAGTGGTTGGTGGACAAATGTGGGAATAGATATCATGTTTTTGATAACTTAAACAGGGTCGGAGACATTCAGGTTAGAGAACTGCTGTCGAAGATTGAGGAAACAGAGGTGGGGAATGACACTGAACAATTGTTGCGTAGTTTTATGAAACTCCAAGAAAGCAACAAGAAGCTGGATCAAATTTACCAAAAGAAAATGAGACAGCTCAAGAAGGCAAGGAGGGCGAATGATCTGCTGCGGCAAGCAAtcgaggagcaggagaggataTTAGAGGACATGATTAAAACAGCTAAAGAGAAGGATGAGCAGATCGAAGCTCTGAAAGCGGCGAGGGAGAAGGAGTCAGGAGAGAGAGCAAATAAAGACGCTGAAGAAGAGATTGGCAGAAGATTAGTGGAGGCTGAGAGGGAGAACAACCAGCGCAAACAAGTCATTATAAGGAAAGACAAAATGATAACAAGCCTGAGTGAAAGATGTGCTGAAAATGATGACGTGATTAAAGCTACAAAGCAAAGTAGTGAGGTAGAAAAGGACGTTCTGAAGGAAAGAGTGATGGAACAAGAGAAAGAGGCAGCAGCCTTTGagaaaaagtgtgaaaagaaagacaaagagctGGATCAAATGATGATGAATCACAAAAGAGAAGCAAATGAGCTTAAAGAGACAATTGAACAGCTGAAGAGAGAAAATGAAGATACAAAGAAGGTGTTGAAGGCCACAATTGAAGGGATGCAGATGCACTATCCGAAAAAACAAACTGATAGagcaaatgaaacaaaaaaggtGCACTTTCACAAAGGTAACCACCACAGGGAAACAATGACGGACCTCAAGTCATTGGAGGAGCTGGGTAAACAACAAAAATGGGCGTCCATGGTGCCATTAACCCACCATGGAAACACTGCTAGACCCAGTGAGTACAACCTAATCAACAGCACAGATCCTGTGGGAAGATCCTAAGTCTGATGTAGTTTTTTAAGTAAATGTTACTCACTTACCTTCTTTAACTTACAGAGACAGAACAGAAAAGGCCAGTCGTGTTGGACAATGACATCATGCTACGTGAAAAGGTGAGTGAAAATGGCTGTTTTTCAACATATTTGCAAAATAATTAATAAGCTGAAACGGATAAATTAAATCTTGGTTGAAAACTGTATTATTGGAGGAATGCAATACACGTGACCTCTGTGAAATATCTTTATGGTTATGTCACAAAGCTGTGGTAAGCAGTTTATTTTTGGCGATGTTGTGCAAAATttccattaaaacattttaggatatcgtaattcaagtggtctgagagaaaactagactccTGGACTTCCTccttggctctgttttcagaCTTTAGAAAATCTAGCTCGTGACGgaagactttggccaatcacatgtcatttcagagagagagagagagagagcgttctGTTCCTAAATGCAGTTGCGCATGCACACGTTCCTTTGGTGGAGGTTCTACTAACTGTAACCAAAGTCTTAGGTCTGCAGCTAATTCAAGGCTAACCTATTAGATAAGATAGCATTTATTGCATATGCAGTACATAGAAGAAGGAAATTGTGTAACAACATAATCCCGTTTTTTGTCCAAGGAGCAAACATTTGCTGTGAAAACACTGGAGAGTTGGTCTGCTAGTGTGAGGCTTTTAGCCTAGCGGTCATTTGTTTCTAGGCACCGCCTACTGCTGCTATCCGAACCAGGAGATGCCCGAAGAGTGATGCCTGAATAATAATATGATTCAAAGCTCTAGCTACATaaacatgtatatgtataatCATAGTATGTCATTTCAAAGggcaacaaagaaaagaaaacaggacaGTAATTATCATAGAATTACCACTATTTAACAGCATCGGGATGAAATTAATGACTCATACAGGTTACTGTATGAATAGGTCTGTGCTCGCCTGATGGTAGAGCTGCAGGAGAAGGTCTCACTCTACTTCAAATTCTGGCATATTTTCTTTTAGCTTTCCACATACTACAGCTTTGATGTGAACTGGAGAAGTTAGTTTGTGAAGCCAGTCTAATCTTGACCACTATAACACCATATTGATAAGATGGGTGTTCAGGAGCGTTTCCTGCCTTTGCACATCACAAAGATATATTTTCTGGGAGCCTAAAGGTAtcaaaaaaaacgtttcagattTTGAAGCACATGCCTTAAATGTTCACCGCATATTTCACTGGGAATCATTCATTAGTTGTTGAAGTATTTTGTTATGAACTAGAGGCGTGCAGTTGACACTACTTTCATAATCAGGGCCTGTCTGTTCTTTTTGATCAGGTCTATTTTTTCTCGGGTCAGGTCCAAGTTTTGGAGACACATTCTTCTTGAGATCATAAGATAATACGTTGAGAGAATACAATCAGACAACGCAGTACATACACATgagttcatattttaatcagCTGTAAGATACTGTGCACTTGATATTGCTGAATGTTATGTTAGGCTGAATGGTAGCCTAGCTATGTAATACAGTGATTCTTATTGGGTCCATAGAGAGTGACTGCTAACCAAGTATGGCAACTTGAGGCCAACTGGACTCCGTCGTGGCTGAGGGCTGGAGGAGCTGCGCTGGGAGCTGCAGCTGGGACCCTTGCTGCTTCCTCCAGGCTGGCTACAGGGATTAGTACCAGGTCAGCTGTTGGGGCATCAGCTGGGGCTCTGCTGGGCTGCTTACTGGTCCAAGGAGTCAGGCCCCAGCAGGGGAAAATGGAGTCAGACGCCAACAGCAAATGAGTCTCATGAGCCATGAGATGCCTTTTGAGTCGCCATAATTCACGATTAGTAGCAGAGCGTCTGGATAATACGTATAAGACCTATATGGATAGGGAGCGAATTTTAACGTGAATCTATAAGTTATTTCTCAATTATTATATACTCAATTATTATAACTATTATGAAGTTGCAACTAATGCTTATAAAAGAGATGATCATTTGATTATTTGTGCACTGATAATAGCTATCTAATGTCTATAAATTctttacaaagtatttattaacaatttacaagGTATTATAATCATCAGTTACAACTTTATATTAGCCATCCAAATTATGTTCATTGTCTTTTAACAAACGATTTCTGAAAGCTTTACAAGTGATTTGGTAATTCTTAACAAATACTATAATATATCAAATGTTGTGATGTGTGACAATCTGTTAAGATAACGCAAATTATTGCATTACTAATAATGAGCAAACATAATGTAATTGTTcgttaaaagtaaaattacaacCATGTTGAATTAACAATCAATTTATCATATATTAGTGATGGTCATATAAAGTTTCTTTGTTAATCTTCTACACAGAGAAAACAGCTTGTAAGATCATATATACtgaatatatatctatatatagatatatatctatatatatatattatgtatagaGATGTAAACAAATTGTAAAACAGTATGTAGAAGTATATAAATATTGTTTAACATGGAAAATacctgtgtattttttttttattaaatgaattTCAACAATAAGTGTACAATGAAGTTTGTCTGTAATCATTTGTCTCGTTTAACCCTGATAGAATGACAGTTCTTGCAACAGTGTGCTGTAGCTACGCCCCATCAATGTCTGTTTCTCCCTCTACACCTTCTATTGGTAACAGCTTTGGCGACAACAACAATACACCTGGGAATTCAAACTCAAAGCAATGAAAACATTTCTTCAAACGTAGCAATGATCAAAACAACCAGCGTCagaatatatgttgtttttttcttcctttttttgttggttttgtacagcaaaaaaaaaacattatacatAGAGTGTTGGTGGCACAGGCACTAGTCTTATCTCACCTTGATTACTGCTCACCAGTCTGGTCGGgtgcagcaaaaaaataaaaaaaataataaagatcTGTCTAAGCTCCAAATAGCtccaaaaaaagcagaaaaactcACACTGGCCGGTCTATCAGGCGTGAGGCCTGAGAGTGGCTCAGAGTGACAAGAGGTTGGCATGCAACCTTATGAATGTTTTTAGGCATAAATGTTTTAGTAAACAGCCGATATGTCTGTCCTCACAGATACATTCTGTGAGGGACCAACACAGTTATAGTAAATGGCAGGCTGCTATCCAAATTGAGTGAGGTGCTGTGTTCAATTTTATGCAGGGGACACAGCAGTGTTAAACtcaattattaataatcattGATTATCCAAACCAATATGTGTACAAAAACACcataattgtgtttttgtacACATAAAAGATGTTACGCATGCCtactttgtcacctttttttctaGATAAAGCCACTAATGATGAGTCATTCAGCTGCATCAAAGCTTTATTTACCTGTGGCTAAAAACGTACTTTCCTCTGGAGAGTCTATAACCTATATTATTTAACGATTtactgtagcctatattttTTATGTCCTGTCAAGTTTATTATAACAGGGACTTTTGCTGCTTCAATGCAATGTCTCACAATATATTGCAGTACTGGCATGATAAGTGTATCCATATAGCGCTCACAGTCTCTCCAATTTAGAGTAAATAACAAAACGTGGCAACTGTAGCATTTGCCTTATTGGACAAGATAGCCAATTATTAAGCATGGACAggaatttcacttttttttgttttatctgcAATATACAACATATTTAAGGCATTGTATAATTCAtatttttgtgttgcattattaTGTTTTGAGACTATGGTGCTTAAGATGGTGCGATGCAAAGTTTTGTCCCTATTCATTTTCAAGGTCCTCACTGCAGCTTCAACTGGATTGAACCAGTTGCTCTCTTTTCATTTCCGATTTAAttcataataacaaaaaaatattaattgttgatTTTTTAAAACTAATATGTTAATTATAAACTAACAATCGCATTTTGTTGAATGATAGTCAACACAAGAACTCTCAAATTGATTTCTTCTTTGTCTATAATTTCTTTAGAATAATTAGATCACTCTGAGAAATATTGTGCAAGCTGGTGTATACTTGTTCTAATGTCTGTAGGTGTTTAAACTGAAAACCTCCAGTCTCCAGGAGTTTTTGTACCCTCAGGGTCTGTATATTTTGAAGGAGTAGTGTTTGAGTTGATATCAATATcaacaatatacaatatacatagtCACAGTGCAAGTGATATCCAAAATATGAAAACTAGATGGCATTTTATTTCTAACAGAGcacattaaattaataattctTAACAGAGTATACTCATCAGTGTAAGTATTTTCTAAGCAAATAAAAGGAAGATCTTACCAtagaaattgtattgtttaaaaaaaatagcaaagCTACTTTGTCTAACACTTACTCATTCTCATTCTGCCTGAGATCTTGAAAATAAGGCcacttaaaatatataaatgccAGTGTGTGTTATGTACATGCAaagtaatgaatgaatgaacctGTCATCAAAATTGTAGTGGTTGTGGAAAGTACCAGGTAATGCAGATATCCACTAGTTGTTACATttcttgttctttatttaagagatttatttatttattcacagtttatttCAGCATAaccaatatattttttaattgccCAGCTGTTATCAACATGTTTACATTGACTAATGATTCATACAATTTTTAcgtgacaaaaatgtaattggCATGTTCAGTTTATTATATTGTCATTTGATCCAATgaagtaatatacagtatgtctatgTCCACAACACATAGGCTACTACATTCTCTGTATTTAGAGAAATAATGTCATTAAATATCTTGAAAACATTAAACATGTGGCCATATATCTGCATTTTCTCTTGTCTTGTATAGACACACCCCAGGTGTAGGAAATAGGAGGAGTATTTTATGTTGTCTGACTGCACATGTCATCATAGTTTTTCTACTCTGGAGAATTGTGATGGTAACAATCATTTTAATATGGTATTTTATTACTTACCCATTATGCATCTTAAGATTTCTACTTAAACATTAGTTGTGTAAATACTAGTTTCTTATGATATAGTTTCCTACCATAGACTATATTAAAAGGAGTTTGCATGGTTGATGCCACCACATTATTTCACCTCTGAAGAATTTGGAAACTTCCCCACAATGCGTGTTGAACTTTCACATATACAGCAAATCAAAAAGCAAACAGGCAACAACACACAAGCCAGAAAACATTTCAGTACTTAACCTTGCTGGCTAACAAATCTAAAAATATATGTTACAGATCAACATGAGATAGGTCTGAAGTTGAATCTACACCTTCAGAGAAATATTCCACATCACGTTTTCTTTTTCACCCATTAACTCAATGATCTCTTCATGTTTGTAAACTGACAATGTAAGGCAGTTACACCTCACATGTTGTTGAAGGTAAGTGTGAACCACTAGCTTTAACCCTCTGACCATACCGCCAGAAAGGGATCAAACTGGGATCTTAACTCTAAAatgaaaaatctatttaaatcaCTTTACATTTCTTCTTACTTCTCTGATGAACTGATTGTGAATTCATCAGAGAAGTTGAAAGTCtatatttatattctatatGATTTATATTCTATGGTATAATTATGATTTCATCCTTCTCTCTTTTGGAGTGTTAAATGCCTCCCTATTGCTCgcaaaaaatgttaaaaagcttaattaGGCATTGCCACATAACATAATATCATATAATATTGGTAGTTTTACTATACTTACTGAactatttcaattcaattcaattttatttatagtatcaaatcataacaagagtgatctcaagacactttacagatagagtaggtctagaccacactctgtaatttacaaagactcaactactccagtaattccccccaagagcaagcatttagtgtgacagtggtgaggaaaaactcccttttaggcagaaaccttgagtggtgtggagaaacctcggacagacccagggtcttggtaggcggtgtctgacggtgccggttggagGTGTGATGAAccgtggcaattatagtcacaatcaagataatggaactatgactggAAATattagttgtagtagttcatggcatagcagagcactgcagggcattacagggcgtagcagggcactgcagggcatagcagggcatagcagggcatagcagggcgttgcagggcatagcaggatgtagcagggcgtagcagggcactggagggcatagcaggatgtagcagggcgtagcagggcactggagggcgtagcagggcgtagcaatGCATAGCAGAGCTCAGAGCAGGACcatggcgacagctgcaaccatgatttcggtgccaccctaatccatgGAAAACTGCAGGGCGAATAAGCTTCCtggagctaagttagtaacaagtatttctgggacatgaatgcacacagatggaaagagagaggagagaagagctcagtgtgtcaaaggaagtcccaagtggtagtgcaaaagtgaacagtgAAGGGATTAAACAGTGCAAttgcttattattaaatattaacataacaatatataacagggaataagttataagatgtagatgttatgaccacagtccagattgtgtaggagggctaatatagcctataAGACAGTCAGGTGTACAGCAGACAAAGTGACACAATGGTAGGAgctgagagagacaggctcatgcTGAAAAGTCaatttctcccctccccctttgtGTGGTATTGAAGAGATAAGGTCAAATTAAGTCACATCAATGTGAACACAAACCAAAGCATGCATATTGATCAAATCACGTTATAAGCAATGGTTGTATGCTCACTGCACATTTCTTTTTACAGACTGTGCCAGAAAGTCTATTATCAAAAACATTGCATTCAAACTGAATTTAAGGATATATTTTCAATTAGCCTGATTCTCATTGCAGTGTAGAAAGTTGATTAGGACCACCTTatgtttttacataattcatcgCATTTTTAAAGTGTTTATTTACAACACACAATATTCACATGCTCATTGTAGACTTGGGGAATTTTCTACAGGAATGCGTTTTACTTTGAGATTTTCTAATTTCTGGTAATTTAGGGCAATACACAAGAATATTTAGAACTGGAGGAATGACCTGAATGAATTTGTCTCTTTAAGATTTTGGCTCAGTGCAGTATCACTTAATGATGTGATTGACTAAATCACAAATGAAGTAACATATAGAAGACAACGCTGTATTACTTTCCCCCTGACCTCTGATGACTTTTTCCAAATAGCAACCACAATTTTCAGATAAGTGTACAAAATAAATCCAAAGGGAAGGAAGGCTAAAGTTATGGCCCCCAACATAGCAACAATATTGTTAACTGCAGTGGTAACACAATTTTACAATGTTCCAGCTGTCACAGTATACCTTCTGTACATTGTTACCACATAGAGGAAGCCTGGCAAGCATATTAATGGTTACTGTAAGGTTACAAGCTGGACAGGACCATGCAAGAAATGTAAATGCACAGACAGTTCTAGAGTTCATCTTTCTGTGATAGTGTAaaggatgacacacagcaacatacagtgctgctcatgagtttacgaacccatgctaaagttgactaaaaaggggaataaaaaaatcatcttttggaaattgatcttaatgccttaattaaaaaaaaaaaatctttgtgaatgaataatgtattgtaaataaataaatgttcttccttaaaatacagggggcataagtatagacacccctatgttaaattcccatagaggcaggcagatttttatttttaaaggccagttatttcatgggtccaggatactatgcatcctgataaagttcccttggcctttggatttaaaatagccccacatcatcacatacccttcaccatacctagagattggcatgattttatttcagttagcctaatagctggtttgatttgcatttagagatgattttatggaaagtaccccatacctacatagtatagtatgttgaaaaaagtgataaaagtcaaagtatagaatgttgaaaagtgtgctaaaaaaaaagaaaattgtcataggatagtatacatatatatatatatatatatatatatatatatatatacaatccTACTATCCTATATATACTATCCTACTATCCTATATATACTATCCTATgacaattttttgttttttaataataatttacaaaataaataaaataatatattattttattaattttgtaaattattattaatatatactatactatagtatttttttattgtttttttcaacatattatactatgacttttttagcacttttttccacacactatactatgactcttttagcactcttcgacatactatactataactatttcgtgactcttttcgacatactacaatacgacttttttcaacatactatcctatgtctgttaatgacatactattctatggcttttttagcacttttttcgacatactacaatacgaattttttcgacatgctatactatgacttatttatgacttttttccacatactacgatactacttttttcgacatactataccatgacttttctagcacttttttcgacatactacaataagacttttttcgacatgctatactatgactcttttagcACTCTTTTCGGCATACTATGCTAAaacttttttagcacttttttcgatatactatactatgacttttttataacttttttcgatatgctatattatgaccttttttctacatactattcTATATCTGTTAataacaaactatactatgacttttttatcacttttttctaaatactatactatgacttttatcactcttttcgagCATATCAGTGTACTGACAGCTtttcaaaaaaatcttaaaatattCAAGTTTTGTTTGATACATTACTGGTATCATTCAACATTTCAATAAAATTCatactaattaaaaccattcccactttttgaatgattctcactacttcaccttcttcttatgCAATTATGtcagcaatccagtttagctttatcaatttagtttttcagcattcacaagtattttctgcaggaaatgcatttcctAGTTAAAATGTTATAAGGATAATAAAAGCTCAGACCTTGTCTTGTATTTGATCATAGGTGTagaaatagacaaaaaaaagctGGCTCATTTAAGTGGAATTTGAGTGGAATTATGGCTGCCGTCATCACAAggacagagaagacagacatcCCATTTTTCAACCAGCAgacctgacctcaaccccattgaacacttgtgggataagcttgggcgtgctgttcgtgccagagtgaccaacacaaccacgttggctgacttgcgacaaatgctggttgaagaatgggatgccat
This window encodes:
- the LOC120569371 gene encoding uncharacterized protein LOC120569371 isoform X1 gives rise to the protein MEERVPVGCGAQTRKGDKHCLQDLRLVLLGHDWLEKSLTGNTILGRQMFDISRDVKMCVRRQGVLDNGRTVIVVNSPERWIHYSVREPGLVNNNMAACMAMCPPGPHAFLMVIPISPHRGREWTVEGPLELLNDTVWRNTIVIFTRCERLKGLSVEGYTARHRFLRAVLERCGHRYHLLDTSIWGEDDDAQVVELLEKIDIMVAANIKAEGVGFVTTNEKVSRITGMERKEVEERAILRRMNVQRGRSTLRSLMEESPPISVLRVLITGPKQVGKSSAGNTILGEDVFPAGHPTSECTERRGDVHKKQVTVIEAPGWHGRYCSEDTPRVVQQQITHSASLCAPISHAVLVVVRCDESFTETDRLKAEEHLNLLGVWGCTRVIVLFTWGDKLGVTPIEEHIERWPALQWLVDKCGNRYHVFDNLNRVGDIQVRELLSKIEETEVGNDTEQLLRSFMKLQESNKKLDQIYQKKMRQLKKARRANDLLRQAIEEQERILEDMIKTAKEKDEQIEALKAAREKESGERANKDAEEEIGRRLVEAERENNQRKQVIIRKDKMITSLSERCAENDDVIKATKQSSEVEKDVLKERVMEQEKEAAAFEKKCEKKDKELDQMMMNHKREANELKETIEQLKRENEDTKKVLKATIEGMQMHYPKKQTDRANETKKVHFHKGNHHRETMTDLKSLEELGKQQKWASMVPLTHHGNTARPKTEQKRPVVLDNDIMLREKRVTANQVWQLEANWTPSWLRAGGAALGAAAGTLAASSRLATGISTRSAVGASAGALLGCLLVQGVRPQQGKMESDANSK
- the LOC120569371 gene encoding uncharacterized protein LOC120569371 isoform X2, coding for MEERVPVGCGAQTRKGDKHCLQDLRLVLLGHDWLEKSLTGNTILGRQMFDISRDVKMCVRRQGVLDNGRTVIVVNSPERWIHYSVREPGLVNNNMAACMAMCPPGPHAFLMVIPISPHRGREWTVEGPLELLNDTVWRNTIVIFTRCERLKGLSVEGYTARHRFLRAVLERCGHRYHLLDTSIWGEDDDAQVVELLEKIDIMVAANIKAEGVGFVTTNEKVSRITGMERKEVEERAILRRMNVQRGRSTLRSLMESPPISVLRVLITGPKQVGKSSAGNTILGEDVFPAGHPTSECTERRGDVHKKQVTVIEAPGWHGRYCSEDTPRVVQQQITHSASLCAPISHAVLVVVRCDESFTETDRLKAEEHLNLLGVWGCTRVIVLFTWGDKLGVTPIEEHIERWPALQWLVDKCGNRYHVFDNLNRVGDIQVRELLSKIEETEVGNDTEQLLRSFMKLQESNKKLDQIYQKKMRQLKKARRANDLLRQAIEEQERILEDMIKTAKEKDEQIEALKAAREKESGERANKDAEEEIGRRLVEAERENNQRKQVIIRKDKMITSLSERCAENDDVIKATKQSSEVEKDVLKERVMEQEKEAAAFEKKCEKKDKELDQMMMNHKREANELKETIEQLKRENEDTKKVLKATIEGMQMHYPKKQTDRANETKKVHFHKGNHHRETMTDLKSLEELGKQQKWASMVPLTHHGNTARPKTEQKRPVVLDNDIMLREKRVTANQVWQLEANWTPSWLRAGGAALGAAAGTLAASSRLATGISTRSAVGASAGALLGCLLVQGVRPQQGKMESDANSK